One part of the Salmo salar chromosome ssa10, Ssal_v3.1, whole genome shotgun sequence genome encodes these proteins:
- the ppp6r3 gene encoding serine/threonine-protein phosphatase 6 regulatory subunit 3 isoform X6, which yields MFWKFDLHTTSHIDTLLEKEDVTLTEVMDEEDVLQECKAQNHKLVDFLVRPQYMEDLVTYITQEPCDDVEEKIKYKYPNISCELLTSDVGQINDRLGEDERLLMKLYGFLQNESPLNPLLASFFSKVLSILIGRKPEQIVEFLRKREDFVDLMIKHIGTSAIMDLLLRMLTCVEPQQLRQDVLNWLNEEKVIQRLVDMVQPSQDEDRHSNASQSLCEIIRLSRDQMFQVQGCSEPDPLLATLEKQETVEQLLSNVFDKEKNDSAIVSVIQILLTLFETRRPAFEGHLEICPPGMSHPSFSVNQSILEAVRPRLKDFHQLLLEPPKKNIMKTTWGVLDPPVGNTRLNVVRLVASLLQTNTHIINMELINLNTLGVILDMYFKYIWNNFLHLQVEICTAMILAMPPAQSENLKINSDQEPVRESHLIKHLFQKCQFIQRILDAWSSNEKAQAEGGRRRGYMGHLTRITNSVVHNSDKGPNGAQIQQLLSELTEDDKERWETFISGQLADTNKRNTVDLVNTHHIHSSSDDEVDFKDSGFHQDSSLQQAFSDYQMQQMTSNFIEQFGFNDEEFADQDDVVDIPFDRISDINFSLNTNESANLALFEACCKEKIQQFEDAGSDEEDIWDEKDVTFAPDAQRRPRSSGSTDSEESTDSEEEDVKRDPFDPNNASSDDRMEVDTANFDDIPMDTGSSTAMGESAPASTTTAPASPSSPAVIPESAGWSSPNASPDKAMGWADFSSNFSPIRPKDPLRSNSPVAMETCIETGDPLGVNAPMQPEDSDQWPGDEAAQLASSPGGKAGGSDAEESVTTETVTNGSMKETVSLTVDAKTETAIFKRVLKSYREDVKLSTSEDTSAKYVMGESGTPEKRVPASVQPVSNCSKPGAQHSDEKSKVPSDAVNGPLEGTAMDEAKTEQSVASPAAAVNGPG from the exons ATGTTTTGGAAGTTTGATTTACACACAACGTCCCACATCGACACCCTCCTGGAGAAGGAAGATGTGACTCTGACAGAGGTGATGGACGAGGAGGATGTCCTGCAAGAGTGCAAGGCCCAGAACCACAAGCTGGTGGACTTCCTGGTACGGCCTCAGTACATGGAGGACCTGGTAACTTACATCACGCAGGAGCCATGTGATGATGTGGAGGAGAAGATCAAGTACAA GTACCCCAACATATCGTGTGAACTCCTTACCTCAGACGTTGGACAGATCAATGACAGACTGGGAGAAGATGAACGTTTACTAATGAAACTTTATGGCTTCTTGCAAAATGAATCTCCACTCAACCCTTTACTGGCCAGTTTCTTCAGCAAGGTCCTGAGCATCCTCATCGGTAGGAAACCGGAACAG ATTGTGGAGTTTCTGCGGAAGAGGGAAGACTTTGTCGACTTAATGATTAAACACATAGGGACCTCCGCCATCATGGACCTGCTGCTCAGAATGCTGACCTGCGTTGAACCACAGCAGCTCAGACAAGATGTCttaaat TGGCTGAACGAGGAGAAGGTGATCCAGAGGCTTGTTGATATGGTCCAGCCTTCTCAGGATGAGGAT AGGCACTCCAACGCATCCCAGTCTCTGTGTGAAATCATCCGCCTCAGCAGAGATCAGATGTTCCAAGTGCAGGGCTGCTCAGAGCCTGACCCATTACTGGCCACACTAGAAAA ACAAGAGACTGTGGAGCAGTTGCTGTCCAACGTCTTTGACAAAGAGAAAAATGACTCTGCCATAGTCAGTGTAATTCAGATTCTCCTGACACTCTTTGAGACACGAAGACCAGC GTTCGAAGGCCATTTGGAAATCTGTCCTCCTGGTATGAGCCACCCATCCTTCTCAGTCAATCAGAGCATTCTGGAGGCTGTCAGACCCAGGCTCAAAGACTTCCATCAACTGCTGCTGGAACCCCCAAAG AAGAATATCATGAAAACCACATGGGGAGTGCTAGACCCCCCAGTGGGCAACACCCGGCTGAATGTGGTCCGTCTAGTGGCCAGCCTCCTGCAGACCAACACTCATATCATCAACATGGAGCTGATTAACCTCAACACTCTAGGAGTCATACTC GACATGTACTTCAAATATATATGGAATAACTTCCTGCATTTACAAGTTGAAATCTGCACTGCGATGATCCTAGCCATGCCCCCAGCCCAAAGTGAAAACCTCAAAATCAACAGTGATCAAGAGCCTGTCAGAGAAAGCCACCTCATCAAACAT CTGTTTCAGAAGTGCCAGTTTATACAGAGAATTCTTGATGCATGGAGCTCCAATGAGAAAGCTCA GGCTGAGGGTGGACGTAGACGGGGCTACATGGGCCATTTGACCAGAATAACCAACTCAGTAGTGCACAACAGTGACAAGGGCCCCAATGGTGCACAGATACAGCAGCTCCTCTCCG AGCTCACAGAGGATgacaaagagagatgggagacctTCATTTCTGGTCAGCTAGCTGACACAAACAAGAGAAACACTGTAGACCTA GTGAACACACACCATATTCACTCATCCAGTGATGACGAGGTAGACTTCAAGGACAGCGGATTCCACCAGGATTCCTCTCTACAACAA GCCTTTTCTGATTATCAGATGCAACAAATGACGTCCAATTTTATTGAGCAGTTTGGCTTCAATGACGAAGAGTTTGCCGATCAGGATGATGTCGTGGA TATTCCCTTTGATAGAATATCAGACATCAATTTTTCCTTGAATACAAATGAAAGT GCCAATCTAGCTCTGTTTGAGGCCTGCTGTAAGGAGAAGATCCAGCAGTTTGAAGATGCCGGCTCTGATGAGGAGGACATCTGGGATGAGAAAGATGTCACTTTCGCACCAGACGCTCAGAGACGTCCTCG GAGCTCTGGCAGCACAGATAGTGAGGAGAGCACAGACtctgaggaggaggatgttaaaCGTGATCCCTTTGACCCCAACAACGCCAGCTCTGATGACAGAATGGAGGTGGACACTG CTAACTTTGACGACATACCCATGGACACCGGGAGTTCTACGGCGATGGGAGAATCTGCCCCAGCCTCCACCACCACTGccccagcctccccctcctcccctgcgGTTATACCAGAGTCTGCTGGCTGGAGCTCTCCCAACGCCTCCCCTGACAAAGCCATGGGCTGGGCAGACTTCTCTAGCAACTTCTCACCAATTAG ACCCAAAGATCCTTTGAGGAGCAATTCCCCAGTAGCAATGGAGACCTGTATAGAGACAGGAGACCCCTTGGGTGTCAACGCACCAATGCAGCCTGAAG ATTCTGACCAGTGGCCAGGGGACGAGGCAGCCCAGCTAGCCAGCTCCCCTGGAGGGAAAGCCGGAGGCTCGGACGCAGAGGAGTCCGTCACCACTGAGACGGTCACCAATGGGTCCATGAAGGAAACAGTTAGCCTTACTGTAGATGCCAAAACTGAAACTGCCATTTTCAAGAG AGTGTTGAAATCTTATCG TGAGGATGTGAAGTTGTCTACCTCGGAGGACACATCTGCAAAGTACGTTATGGGGGAGAGTGGAACACCAGAGAAGAGGGTCCCTGCATCTGTCCAGCCAGTCAGCAACTGTTCGAAACCAGG TGCACAACATTCAGATGAGAAATCTAAAGTCCCCAGTGACGCTGTTAATGGTCCCCTAGAAGGAACCGCAATGGACGAAGCCAA aacagagcagagcgtgGCCTCACCAGCGGCAGCTGTGAACGGCCCAGGGTGA
- the ppp6r3 gene encoding serine/threonine-protein phosphatase 6 regulatory subunit 3 isoform X3 — MFWKFDLHTTSHIDTLLEKEDVTLTEVMDEEDVLQECKAQNHKLVDFLVRPQYMEDLVTYITQEPCDDVEEKIKYKYPNISCELLTSDVGQINDRLGEDERLLMKLYGFLQNESPLNPLLASFFSKVLSILIGRKPEQIVEFLRKREDFVDLMIKHIGTSAIMDLLLRMLTCVEPQQLRQDVLNWLNEEKVIQRLVDMVQPSQDEDRHSNASQSLCEIIRLSRDQMFQVQGCSEPDPLLATLEKQETVEQLLSNVFDKEKNDSAIVSVIQILLTLFETRRPAFEGHLEICPPGMSHPSFSVNQSILEAVRPRLKDFHQLLLEPPKKNIMKTTWGVLDPPVGNTRLNVVRLVASLLQTNTHIINMELINLNTLGVILDMYFKYIWNNFLHLQVEICTAMILAMPPAQSENLKINSDQEPVRESHLIKHLFQKCQFIQRILDAWSSNEKAQAEGGRRRGYMGHLTRITNSVVHNSDKGPNGAQIQQLLSELTEDDKERWETFISGQLADTNKRNTVDLVNTHHIHSSSDDEVDFKDSGFHQDSSLQQAFSDYQMQQMTSNFIEQFGFNDEEFADQDDVVDIPFDRISDINFSLNTNESANLALFEACCKEKIQQFEDAGSDEEDIWDEKDVTFAPDAQRRPRSSGSTDSEESTDSEEEDVKRDPFDPNNASSDDRMEVDTGEANFDDIPMDTGSSTAMGESAPASTTTAPASPSSPAVIPESAGWSSPNASPDKAMGWADFSSNFSPIRPKDPLRSNSPVAMETCIETGDPLGVNAPMQPEDSDQWPGDEAAQLASSPGGKAGGSDAEESVTTETVTNGSMKETVSLTVDAKTETAIFKRVLKSYREDVKLSTSEDTSAKYVMGESGTPEKRVPASVQPVSNCSKPGAQHSDEKSKVPSDAVNGPLEGTAMDEAKTEQSVASPAAAVNGPG, encoded by the exons ATGTTTTGGAAGTTTGATTTACACACAACGTCCCACATCGACACCCTCCTGGAGAAGGAAGATGTGACTCTGACAGAGGTGATGGACGAGGAGGATGTCCTGCAAGAGTGCAAGGCCCAGAACCACAAGCTGGTGGACTTCCTGGTACGGCCTCAGTACATGGAGGACCTGGTAACTTACATCACGCAGGAGCCATGTGATGATGTGGAGGAGAAGATCAAGTACAA GTACCCCAACATATCGTGTGAACTCCTTACCTCAGACGTTGGACAGATCAATGACAGACTGGGAGAAGATGAACGTTTACTAATGAAACTTTATGGCTTCTTGCAAAATGAATCTCCACTCAACCCTTTACTGGCCAGTTTCTTCAGCAAGGTCCTGAGCATCCTCATCGGTAGGAAACCGGAACAG ATTGTGGAGTTTCTGCGGAAGAGGGAAGACTTTGTCGACTTAATGATTAAACACATAGGGACCTCCGCCATCATGGACCTGCTGCTCAGAATGCTGACCTGCGTTGAACCACAGCAGCTCAGACAAGATGTCttaaat TGGCTGAACGAGGAGAAGGTGATCCAGAGGCTTGTTGATATGGTCCAGCCTTCTCAGGATGAGGAT AGGCACTCCAACGCATCCCAGTCTCTGTGTGAAATCATCCGCCTCAGCAGAGATCAGATGTTCCAAGTGCAGGGCTGCTCAGAGCCTGACCCATTACTGGCCACACTAGAAAA ACAAGAGACTGTGGAGCAGTTGCTGTCCAACGTCTTTGACAAAGAGAAAAATGACTCTGCCATAGTCAGTGTAATTCAGATTCTCCTGACACTCTTTGAGACACGAAGACCAGC GTTCGAAGGCCATTTGGAAATCTGTCCTCCTGGTATGAGCCACCCATCCTTCTCAGTCAATCAGAGCATTCTGGAGGCTGTCAGACCCAGGCTCAAAGACTTCCATCAACTGCTGCTGGAACCCCCAAAG AAGAATATCATGAAAACCACATGGGGAGTGCTAGACCCCCCAGTGGGCAACACCCGGCTGAATGTGGTCCGTCTAGTGGCCAGCCTCCTGCAGACCAACACTCATATCATCAACATGGAGCTGATTAACCTCAACACTCTAGGAGTCATACTC GACATGTACTTCAAATATATATGGAATAACTTCCTGCATTTACAAGTTGAAATCTGCACTGCGATGATCCTAGCCATGCCCCCAGCCCAAAGTGAAAACCTCAAAATCAACAGTGATCAAGAGCCTGTCAGAGAAAGCCACCTCATCAAACAT CTGTTTCAGAAGTGCCAGTTTATACAGAGAATTCTTGATGCATGGAGCTCCAATGAGAAAGCTCA GGCTGAGGGTGGACGTAGACGGGGCTACATGGGCCATTTGACCAGAATAACCAACTCAGTAGTGCACAACAGTGACAAGGGCCCCAATGGTGCACAGATACAGCAGCTCCTCTCCG AGCTCACAGAGGATgacaaagagagatgggagacctTCATTTCTGGTCAGCTAGCTGACACAAACAAGAGAAACACTGTAGACCTA GTGAACACACACCATATTCACTCATCCAGTGATGACGAGGTAGACTTCAAGGACAGCGGATTCCACCAGGATTCCTCTCTACAACAA GCCTTTTCTGATTATCAGATGCAACAAATGACGTCCAATTTTATTGAGCAGTTTGGCTTCAATGACGAAGAGTTTGCCGATCAGGATGATGTCGTGGA TATTCCCTTTGATAGAATATCAGACATCAATTTTTCCTTGAATACAAATGAAAGT GCCAATCTAGCTCTGTTTGAGGCCTGCTGTAAGGAGAAGATCCAGCAGTTTGAAGATGCCGGCTCTGATGAGGAGGACATCTGGGATGAGAAAGATGTCACTTTCGCACCAGACGCTCAGAGACGTCCTCG GAGCTCTGGCAGCACAGATAGTGAGGAGAGCACAGACtctgaggaggaggatgttaaaCGTGATCCCTTTGACCCCAACAACGCCAGCTCTGATGACAGAATGGAGGTGGACACTGGTGAGG CTAACTTTGACGACATACCCATGGACACCGGGAGTTCTACGGCGATGGGAGAATCTGCCCCAGCCTCCACCACCACTGccccagcctccccctcctcccctgcgGTTATACCAGAGTCTGCTGGCTGGAGCTCTCCCAACGCCTCCCCTGACAAAGCCATGGGCTGGGCAGACTTCTCTAGCAACTTCTCACCAATTAG ACCCAAAGATCCTTTGAGGAGCAATTCCCCAGTAGCAATGGAGACCTGTATAGAGACAGGAGACCCCTTGGGTGTCAACGCACCAATGCAGCCTGAAG ATTCTGACCAGTGGCCAGGGGACGAGGCAGCCCAGCTAGCCAGCTCCCCTGGAGGGAAAGCCGGAGGCTCGGACGCAGAGGAGTCCGTCACCACTGAGACGGTCACCAATGGGTCCATGAAGGAAACAGTTAGCCTTACTGTAGATGCCAAAACTGAAACTGCCATTTTCAAGAG AGTGTTGAAATCTTATCG TGAGGATGTGAAGTTGTCTACCTCGGAGGACACATCTGCAAAGTACGTTATGGGGGAGAGTGGAACACCAGAGAAGAGGGTCCCTGCATCTGTCCAGCCAGTCAGCAACTGTTCGAAACCAGG TGCACAACATTCAGATGAGAAATCTAAAGTCCCCAGTGACGCTGTTAATGGTCCCCTAGAAGGAACCGCAATGGACGAAGCCAA aacagagcagagcgtgGCCTCACCAGCGGCAGCTGTGAACGGCCCAGGGTGA
- the ppp6r3 gene encoding serine/threonine-protein phosphatase 6 regulatory subunit 3 isoform X2 — protein sequence MFWKFDLHTTSHIDTLLEKEDVTLTEVMDEEDVLQECKAQNHKLVDFLVRPQYMEDLVTYITQEPCDDVEEKIKYKYPNISCELLTSDVGQINDRLGEDERLLMKLYGFLQNESPLNPLLASFFSKVLSILIGRKPEQIVEFLRKREDFVDLMIKHIGTSAIMDLLLRMLTCVEPQQLRQDVLNWLNEEKVIQRLVDMVQPSQDEDRHSNASQSLCEIIRLSRDQMFQVQGCSEPDPLLATLEKQETVEQLLSNVFDKEKNDSAIVSVIQILLTLFETRRPAFEGHLEICPPGMSHPSFSVNQSILEAVRPRLKDFHQLLLEPPKKNIMKTTWGVLDPPVGNTRLNVVRLVASLLQTNTHIINMELINLNTLGVILDMYFKYIWNNFLHLQVEICTAMILAMPPAQSENLKINSDQEPVRESHLIKHLFQKCQFIQRILDAWSSNEKAQAEGGRRRGYMGHLTRITNSVVHNSDKGPNGAQIQQLLSELTEDDKERWETFISGQLADTNKRNTVDLVNTHHIHSSSDDEVDFKDSGFHQDSSLQQAFSDYQMQQMTSNFIEQFGFNDEEFADQDDVVDIPFDRISDINFSLNTNESANLALFEACCKEKIQQFEDAGSDEEDIWDEKDVTFAPDAQRRPRSSGSTDSEESTDSEEEDVKRDPFDPNNASSDDRMEVDTGPLWTANFDDIPMDTGSSTAMGESAPASTTTAPASPSSPAVIPESAGWSSPNASPDKAMGWADFSSNFSPIRPKDPLRSNSPVAMETCIETGDPLGVNAPMQPEDSDQWPGDEAAQLASSPGGKAGGSDAEESVTTETVTNGSMKETVSLTVDAKTETAIFKRVLKSYREDVKLSTSEDTSAKYVMGESGTPEKRVPASVQPVSNCSKPGAQHSDEKSKVPSDAVNGPLEGTAMDEAKTEQSVASPAAAVNGPG from the exons ATGTTTTGGAAGTTTGATTTACACACAACGTCCCACATCGACACCCTCCTGGAGAAGGAAGATGTGACTCTGACAGAGGTGATGGACGAGGAGGATGTCCTGCAAGAGTGCAAGGCCCAGAACCACAAGCTGGTGGACTTCCTGGTACGGCCTCAGTACATGGAGGACCTGGTAACTTACATCACGCAGGAGCCATGTGATGATGTGGAGGAGAAGATCAAGTACAA GTACCCCAACATATCGTGTGAACTCCTTACCTCAGACGTTGGACAGATCAATGACAGACTGGGAGAAGATGAACGTTTACTAATGAAACTTTATGGCTTCTTGCAAAATGAATCTCCACTCAACCCTTTACTGGCCAGTTTCTTCAGCAAGGTCCTGAGCATCCTCATCGGTAGGAAACCGGAACAG ATTGTGGAGTTTCTGCGGAAGAGGGAAGACTTTGTCGACTTAATGATTAAACACATAGGGACCTCCGCCATCATGGACCTGCTGCTCAGAATGCTGACCTGCGTTGAACCACAGCAGCTCAGACAAGATGTCttaaat TGGCTGAACGAGGAGAAGGTGATCCAGAGGCTTGTTGATATGGTCCAGCCTTCTCAGGATGAGGAT AGGCACTCCAACGCATCCCAGTCTCTGTGTGAAATCATCCGCCTCAGCAGAGATCAGATGTTCCAAGTGCAGGGCTGCTCAGAGCCTGACCCATTACTGGCCACACTAGAAAA ACAAGAGACTGTGGAGCAGTTGCTGTCCAACGTCTTTGACAAAGAGAAAAATGACTCTGCCATAGTCAGTGTAATTCAGATTCTCCTGACACTCTTTGAGACACGAAGACCAGC GTTCGAAGGCCATTTGGAAATCTGTCCTCCTGGTATGAGCCACCCATCCTTCTCAGTCAATCAGAGCATTCTGGAGGCTGTCAGACCCAGGCTCAAAGACTTCCATCAACTGCTGCTGGAACCCCCAAAG AAGAATATCATGAAAACCACATGGGGAGTGCTAGACCCCCCAGTGGGCAACACCCGGCTGAATGTGGTCCGTCTAGTGGCCAGCCTCCTGCAGACCAACACTCATATCATCAACATGGAGCTGATTAACCTCAACACTCTAGGAGTCATACTC GACATGTACTTCAAATATATATGGAATAACTTCCTGCATTTACAAGTTGAAATCTGCACTGCGATGATCCTAGCCATGCCCCCAGCCCAAAGTGAAAACCTCAAAATCAACAGTGATCAAGAGCCTGTCAGAGAAAGCCACCTCATCAAACAT CTGTTTCAGAAGTGCCAGTTTATACAGAGAATTCTTGATGCATGGAGCTCCAATGAGAAAGCTCA GGCTGAGGGTGGACGTAGACGGGGCTACATGGGCCATTTGACCAGAATAACCAACTCAGTAGTGCACAACAGTGACAAGGGCCCCAATGGTGCACAGATACAGCAGCTCCTCTCCG AGCTCACAGAGGATgacaaagagagatgggagacctTCATTTCTGGTCAGCTAGCTGACACAAACAAGAGAAACACTGTAGACCTA GTGAACACACACCATATTCACTCATCCAGTGATGACGAGGTAGACTTCAAGGACAGCGGATTCCACCAGGATTCCTCTCTACAACAA GCCTTTTCTGATTATCAGATGCAACAAATGACGTCCAATTTTATTGAGCAGTTTGGCTTCAATGACGAAGAGTTTGCCGATCAGGATGATGTCGTGGA TATTCCCTTTGATAGAATATCAGACATCAATTTTTCCTTGAATACAAATGAAAGT GCCAATCTAGCTCTGTTTGAGGCCTGCTGTAAGGAGAAGATCCAGCAGTTTGAAGATGCCGGCTCTGATGAGGAGGACATCTGGGATGAGAAAGATGTCACTTTCGCACCAGACGCTCAGAGACGTCCTCG GAGCTCTGGCAGCACAGATAGTGAGGAGAGCACAGACtctgaggaggaggatgttaaaCGTGATCCCTTTGACCCCAACAACGCCAGCTCTGATGACAGAATGGAGGTGGACACTG GGCCTCTGTGGACAGCTAACTTTGACGACATACCCATGGACACCGGGAGTTCTACGGCGATGGGAGAATCTGCCCCAGCCTCCACCACCACTGccccagcctccccctcctcccctgcgGTTATACCAGAGTCTGCTGGCTGGAGCTCTCCCAACGCCTCCCCTGACAAAGCCATGGGCTGGGCAGACTTCTCTAGCAACTTCTCACCAATTAG ACCCAAAGATCCTTTGAGGAGCAATTCCCCAGTAGCAATGGAGACCTGTATAGAGACAGGAGACCCCTTGGGTGTCAACGCACCAATGCAGCCTGAAG ATTCTGACCAGTGGCCAGGGGACGAGGCAGCCCAGCTAGCCAGCTCCCCTGGAGGGAAAGCCGGAGGCTCGGACGCAGAGGAGTCCGTCACCACTGAGACGGTCACCAATGGGTCCATGAAGGAAACAGTTAGCCTTACTGTAGATGCCAAAACTGAAACTGCCATTTTCAAGAG AGTGTTGAAATCTTATCG TGAGGATGTGAAGTTGTCTACCTCGGAGGACACATCTGCAAAGTACGTTATGGGGGAGAGTGGAACACCAGAGAAGAGGGTCCCTGCATCTGTCCAGCCAGTCAGCAACTGTTCGAAACCAGG TGCACAACATTCAGATGAGAAATCTAAAGTCCCCAGTGACGCTGTTAATGGTCCCCTAGAAGGAACCGCAATGGACGAAGCCAA aacagagcagagcgtgGCCTCACCAGCGGCAGCTGTGAACGGCCCAGGGTGA